The sequence below is a genomic window from Chryseobacterium foetidum.
TTTTGCCATAGAGATCTAAGTCTTTTTTAAAGCCGAAGCTTTATGCACAGCAGATTTACCGCTTTTCTCGCTCATCACTTCGTATTGAGGCTCATCTTCTGATGCCCGACGCTGGCGTTTCATAAATTCGAAGTCCTTTGTGTGAACTTTGGTAATAATTCCATGAGTTTCACCGTTTTGAAACTTCCATTTTACATGGTCTCCTTTTTTTAGCATTGTATTATAATTTAAAGATTGGTGTAGACTAAGGATTAATCTGAATAAATTTAAAACCTGTTATTCAAATAGTATGCTATAAATTTTGTGGATTTATTGATCTTGTAAGACTTTGCCAGTAAGTCCAATCAGAAGTTTAGATTTGGTAAAATATTTTACTAATAATAATGACAAGGTATATTAATTGTATAATATATTCCATTTAAAAATATCAGTCGTGAAAAAGATTTTACTCACAGGAGCAACAGGTTATATCGGAAAAAGAATGATCAGTGTAATTACCGAACAAGGCTATAAAGTGGTTTGCTGCAGTCGTGATGTCAGTCGTTTTTCCAAACCTTCTGGAATTGAAGACCATTTAATTGAGGTGGTGGAAGTGGATTTTCTAAAAGAAGAAACATTAAAAAATATTCCAAATGATATTTCTGGTGCTTATTATCTGATGCATTCCATGAGTACAAGCGGGGAATATGAAAAATCTGAACAGATCTGCGCTGAAAATTTTGTTGCTGCGATTGAAGAAACTCGGTGCGAACATGTGATTTATCTCTCCGGACTGGTCAATCAGAAAGAACTGTCCAAACATCTCAATTCAAGATTTAATGTGGAGAAAATTCTGCTTGACAGCAAAGTACCCACTACAGTTTTGCGGGCTGGTATAATCATTGGTTCCGGAAGTGCCTCCTTCGAAATTATCAGGGATTTGGTAGAAAAACTTCCCGTAATGGTCACTCCCAAATGGCTCACGACCAAATGTCAACCCATCGGTATCGCAAATGTTCTTGATTTTCTCATCTTCACATTATTTAAAGAAGAAACTTTCCGCAAAAGTTTTGATATCGGTTGTGATGATGTGCTGACTTATAAAGAAATACTGCTCGGCTTCGCAAAAATACGGGGATTGAAAAGAACGATAATTACGCTGCCCGTAATGACTCCGAAACTGTCTTCATACTGGCTTTATTTTATCACTTCCACCACCTACAGTCTTGCAAGTTCGCTTGTAGGGAGTATGAAGATTGAAGTGGTTTGTAATAAAGAAAGCTTATCAGAAATAAAAAGAATTACAGGAGTGGAACCATTCTCCTATGAAGAAGCTTTGAAGAGGACGATGGCAAAAATTCAGGCGAATGAAATCAGATCAAGTTGGAAAGACAGTTTCATCAGCAGCAGAAACGATTCTTCGCTTAAAGATTTTATAGAAGTTCCGCATTTTGGCTGTTTCAAAGACATAAGAAGTGAAAAATACGACGGTCGCGAAAAATGCCTTGACCGCGTTTTCGGTTTGGGCGGAAAAAATGGTTGGTACGGACAGAGTCTCTGGAAAATCAGAGGATATCTTGATGTTTTGGTTGGTGGCCCGGGTCTGAGAAGAGGAAGAACGCATCCTTTGCAGCTGCATGAAGGCGATGCTTTGGATTTTTGGCGTGTAATTTATGCCAGCAGGGAAGAAGGTAAACTGATTCTTTTTGCAGAAATGAAACTTCCGGGAGAAGCCTGGCTGATGTTCAAATTATACAAAGGAAAACTCTGGCAGAAAGCTGTGTTCAGACCAAAAGGACTTTGGGGAAGACTGTATTGGTTTTCGGTGCTCCCATTTCACGGTTTGATATTTAAAGGAATGTTGAAGAGGCTGGCGATGGGTTCGGGTAAATAGTTTTTTTTAGATTGATCACCTCTAATTATAAAGCTAAATTTTAATTAGCTGATTTGATATATTACAAATTTTAAAATGACAAGTAATGATTTCCAACATTTTACTCACAAAATAAAACCTGTAACAATTTGTTAACATTAAATAAAAATTTCACTTTCTTAAATGATGTAATTTTACCCCATGGGAAAGAAGAAAAAAAAGGTAACTAAGGAGCAGCTGGATGAATTGAAAGGTTTAAGAAAACAGCTTTCACCGCAGTTATCTGTTGACAGTAAAATCAATACTTTGATTCAGGTAAGTCAGGTTTTGAGAACGATCAGCATGACAAGCACGTTTTCCAGCAATATCTCTACAGAGTTTACAGGACTGGAAGTTTTTGGGGAACGTTACAATAATTTCCCAAGAATCACTTCGGTAATTGATGATGCTATAA
It includes:
- a CDS encoding hypervirulence associated TUDOR domain-containing protein; translated protein: MLKKGDHVKWKFQNGETHGIITKVHTKDFEFMKRQRRASEDEPQYEVMSEKSGKSAVHKASALKKT
- a CDS encoding SDR family oxidoreductase, with product MKKILLTGATGYIGKRMISVITEQGYKVVCCSRDVSRFSKPSGIEDHLIEVVEVDFLKEETLKNIPNDISGAYYLMHSMSTSGEYEKSEQICAENFVAAIEETRCEHVIYLSGLVNQKELSKHLNSRFNVEKILLDSKVPTTVLRAGIIIGSGSASFEIIRDLVEKLPVMVTPKWLTTKCQPIGIANVLDFLIFTLFKEETFRKSFDIGCDDVLTYKEILLGFAKIRGLKRTIITLPVMTPKLSSYWLYFITSTTYSLASSLVGSMKIEVVCNKESLSEIKRITGVEPFSYEEALKRTMAKIQANEIRSSWKDSFISSRNDSSLKDFIEVPHFGCFKDIRSEKYDGREKCLDRVFGLGGKNGWYGQSLWKIRGYLDVLVGGPGLRRGRTHPLQLHEGDALDFWRVIYASREEGKLILFAEMKLPGEAWLMFKLYKGKLWQKAVFRPKGLWGRLYWFSVLPFHGLIFKGMLKRLAMGSGK